The Streptomyces rubrogriseus genomic sequence GCTGGGGGAGTAGAGGCTGTCCAGCATGGTCTGCCGCAGCACGTTGCCGTTCAGCTCCGCCGGATTGGCGCCGGGCCACGGGATCGGCTCCCGGTCCAGCCGAGCGGCCAGCCGGAGGAACAGCGGCCGTACGTCGGCGGCCCGCTGCGCAACCCGGTCGGGGTTGCCGGGCCGGGAGGCCCAGGCGGCGAACTCCGGGAAGGTGTCCTCGACGCCCTGCTCGTGCCCGGCCAGCCAGCCGCGTGCCACGCGGGTGGGATCGGGGTCGTCGTTGCTGTCCAGCACGATCCGGTCGGTGCGGTGCGGGAACAGCTGGGCGTACACCGCCCCGACGTACGTCCCGTACGACACGCCCCACGCGGAGATCCTCCGCTCGCCCAGCGCGGCCCGGAGACGGTCGATGTCGCGGGCCTCGTTGGCGGTGGTCAGGTGCTTGATCAGCTCGCCGCCGTTGTGCGCGCAGGCGTCGGCCATGCGGCGGGCGGTGTCGAGGTTCGCGTCGATCGAGCCGTCCGGGGCCGGCCAGGGCCGGAGCTTGGAGGTGGCGAGGTCGCCGTACTCCAGCCCGCAGTCGACGGACGTGGACGGAGCGAGTCCGCGCGGCGCGAACCCGATGAGGTCGTGGCGGTCCCGGACGTCCTGGGGAAGCTTCTGCCCTTTCCCCGAGGGGTCGTTGAGGCTGGACCCGCCCGGCCCACCGGGGATCAGGAGCAGAGCCCCGCGCCGGGACCCCGGCTTCTCGGCGGGGATGCGGGAGACGGCCATCTCGATGCGGGGGCCGTCGGGATCGGCGTAGTCCATCGGCACGTCGAGGGTGGCGCACTCCTGCCGGGGGTCGAGACCGGCGCCCTCGCAGGCGGACCAGGTGAGGACTTCGGCTGTGCTCCCGCCCGCGGCGGAGGCGGTCACCGGCGCGGTGACGCCGAGGAGGGCGGTGGACACGCCGACGATGGCGGCGTTGCGGATGCTTCTGCTTCGCTTGCGCTGCGTCATGCGACGAGCCTCGCGGAAGGCCGGGGGCCGCCCCATCCGGGCAACAACCTGAAAGACCCTGGGGTTTACCCCACCAGACCCCTGACGAAGTCCACCCAGGCCGCCGCCCCGACGACGACCACGGGGCCGCCGGTCACCTTGCTGTCCCGGACGGGTATGACACCGGGGACTGCGTCGGTGACTTCGAGGCAGTCCTCGCCGCCGCTTCCTCCGCTGTAGCTGCTCTTGCGCCAGCGGGCGGCGCCGGGGAAGTCTTGCGCGACCTCAAGGCAGTCGCCGCCTTGGCCATTGCTGTAGGTGCTCTTTGTCCAGCGGGCGTCCGTCAGGTCGTACTCGCGCATCGTCTGAAGTCCTCCGCCGCCGAGTCGATCAGGGCCAGGGACGCCTCCGGCGACAGCGCGGCGACCCTGAGCAGATCGTATGTGCGCTGGGCGTGCACCACCACGGCTGGAGCATCGATGAGCGCCCCCGCATACTCCGTCTCTGTATAGGCGACCGGAGGGGCGTCCTCGAAGCTCATGAGCTTCAGCATCCCGCCCATCGCCGCATGAGCCCCCGCCCCGAACGACAGCACCGTCACGACCGCCGTGCGCTCCCGCATCAGCCGCGCCACGTGCTCCAGTTGTGCCGCCATCGCCTGCGGGCCGCCCACCGGGATTCGCAGCACGTTCTCGTGCAACGTCACCCAATACTCGGGCCTTGTAGCGTCGGC encodes the following:
- a CDS encoding DUF397 domain-containing protein, whose amino-acid sequence is MREYDLTDARWTKSTYSNGQGGDCLEVAQDFPGAARWRKSSYSGGSGGEDCLEVTDAVPGVIPVRDSKVTGGPVVVVGAAAWVDFVRGLVG
- a CDS encoding alpha/beta hydrolase → MTQRKRSRSIRNAAIVGVSTALLGVTAPVTASAAGGSTAEVLTWSACEGAGLDPRQECATLDVPMDYADPDGPRIEMAVSRIPAEKPGSRRGALLLIPGGPGGSSLNDPSGKGQKLPQDVRDRHDLIGFAPRGLAPSTSVDCGLEYGDLATSKLRPWPAPDGSIDANLDTARRMADACAHNGGELIKHLTTANEARDIDRLRAALGERRISAWGVSYGTYVGAVYAQLFPHRTDRIVLDSNDDPDPTRVARGWLAGHEQGVEDTFPEFAAWASRPGNPDRVAQRAADVRPLFLRLAARLDREPIPWPGANPAELNGNVLRQTMLDSLYSPSRFPTLAKLMLAAQRGTVPPAPQAPPEAVLQNVAAVGAGVLCNDVAWPGSAASYEKDVADSRAKYPLTAGMPRNAMLCAAWPYPPREAPVRITDRGPSNVLLVQNERDVATPLTGARRLREALGRRAVMVTVDSTGHDAYLANGNACGDAAVSRFLATGQRPGSDAYCG